The sequence GCGCAGCGATGGTGAAAAGCGCTCGAACCGCCCGTACATGATCCGGGGTGCGGCGGTCGGTGGCGTCGTCGGACTGGTCGGCGGCATCGCCTTCTCCAACAGCGCGAAGCCCTCGACCGAGGGGCGCGAGTACAACAAGTGGGGCACAGCATCTATCGCGGCCGTCCTCGGCGCGGGCTTGGGTGCGGCTATCGGCACGCGGTTCGCGACCGAGAAATGGACCGACGTGCCCCTCCGCCGCGTCGCCCTGACGCCGATGGTTGGCCCAGCGGGCGCCAAGGGAATCAGGGCGTCGGTTTCGCTGGCTTTCTAAGGATCCACAGCGCGTTCCCCACCGCGCGCTCGCCAGTGGCGTCGGACGGGGCATTCACAACACGGCCGTCGATCCACAGGGTACTGGACCCGCCGCCGTCGAGGTTGATGGCGTCCCACGCCCCCAGGTCGCGCATCGCCGCCGCCAGCTCAACCAGCGACATCCCCACGCTCCAGCGGCGGCGTCCATCGACGACCAGGAGGAGGAGTGTGCGGCCATCGGCACTCGTCCCGACCGCCGTCCGGGGATGTCGCGCTGCCGAGAAACTCGGACGCGTCCCTTCCTCCCGGTCCATCGCGGCGGCCACATCGCGACCATCGGCGAGAAGTCGGCCCCATCCCCCAACGACCGCGTGCGGCGCCAGGCGCTCAGTGCCTAACGCCAACCGAATGGTCAGCCTCGTGCCCGGCGAGAGCGCAGCGACCTGCGTCGGCCCCACCACCAGCACCGCTCCATCGCGCGGGATGGGTGTCGGGCGACCGGGTGTCGCCCGGGCGATGACCCGGTAGCGGAGCACGCCCCCCACATCGGCGAGCTGCTGGAGCGCCAGCCGGGATTCGCGCGGACGCGCGGTGGTGTCCGCGGCCAGCTCGTCCCCATACGCGGCTGTCACCAGGACCGCGCCGTGCAGGGCCCCTGGTGGGTACGCGTTCAGCCCCGCGAGGGGGATGCGACGAGCGCCAGCCTGCACCTCCCCGTGGAGCTCAAACCGGCCAAAGCGTACGCGACCGTTCGCGAGCACGACGACCTGCGATCTCGCGTCGTCGACCGGAGGGCCACCGGAGTCAGGGAACGTGATTCCCTTCACCCAACGTCCCCCCTCGACATGGGTGCCCGTCACCTCGCCGGTCTGCAGGTTGAAGAAGTCGGCGTTGATCCCGATCATCGGAGATGCGTTGCGTTCCACCCATCGCTTCGCCATGTCGCTCACTCGCTCGCGGCCCACAAACTGCCCGGCCGCGCGCATGGCATCGATCGTCACCGGTCCGCCAAGCTGCACACGCACCACGTGCATGGCCCAGGGCCCGCGCCGGTCGAGGAGGCACTGGTAGGTGACGCCGGGTGCGACCGGTTGAATACGAGATGTGAGGCCGCTGTCGGCTCGAACGAGGAGCGTATCACCCAGGCACGAGCTTCCCTGCCCGCGCGCCAGGCTCGGCGCTCCCGCGACGACCGTCATCAGGGCCGCAGCCAGTGGACGCAGCATCATGGTACGGAAGGTAGTTCGCACCGGCCACCTCGCGGAGGGCCGCCGCGGCGACTCGGTACACGCGCGAGCCGCTGACATCGCGTCGGAAGCTCCGGAGTGATATCGTCCCCACTCTTCATCCCTACCCGATGCGCGTCCCCCTGATCGCCCTCGCGTTGCTGGCTGGCTGTTCGACCCCCACGCCGACCCCGGCCGCAGCCCCTGCCTTTGAGTTCACCGACGCACGGCGACGGGAATTGCTGGTCGCCCGGGAGGCGGTGTGGCGGTCCTGGTTTGCCAACGACACCGTGCAGCTGGCAACGCTCCTGCCGGCGAATCTGCTGGCCATTCCCCCCGAGGGTGACGGCTGGCAAACGCTGAAGGAAGTCCTGGCAGAGTCGCGGGGCTTCGCCGCTAGCGGTGGCCAGCTGTTGCGCCTGGAGTTTC comes from Gemmatimonadota bacterium and encodes:
- a CDS encoding phosphodiester glycosidase family protein, with translation MMLRPLAAALMTVVAGAPSLARGQGSSCLGDTLLVRADSGLTSRIQPVAPGVTYQCLLDRRGPWAMHVVRVQLGGPVTIDAMRAAGQFVGRERVSDMAKRWVERNASPMIGINADFFNLQTGEVTGTHVEGGRWVKGITFPDSGGPPVDDARSQVVVLANGRVRFGRFELHGEVQAGARRIPLAGLNAYPPGALHGAVLVTAAYGDELAADTTARPRESRLALQQLADVGGVLRYRVIARATPGRPTPIPRDGAVLVVGPTQVAALSPGTRLTIRLALGTERLAPHAVVGGWGRLLADGRDVAAAMDREEGTRPSFSAARHPRTAVGTSADGRTLLLLVVDGRRRWSVGMSLVELAAAMRDLGAWDAINLDGGGSSTLWIDGRVVNAPSDATGERAVGNALWILRKPAKPTP
- a CDS encoding nuclear transport factor 2 family protein — encoded protein: MRVPLIALALLAGCSTPTPTPAAAPAFEFTDARRRELLVAREAVWRSWFANDTVQLATLLPANLLAIPPEGDGWQTLKEVLAESRGFAASGGQLLRLEFPRTEIQVFGTVAVVFSSYLFETQAGGQTNVLKGRVTEVFEYVDGRWVNPSWHMDNDG